The genomic window GACATGGTGACAAGGTAATACTGCCTGCTTCATTGTTTGGCCTCCTTTTGCTGACAGACGCAGAATGCTGGCCTCGTGGTATCAGATGAGCCAGGACAAGGACTTCCCCAAGCCCGGCGTGGGCATGGCGGCAGATATCACGAAGCCTCACCGGATTGTCGACGCAAGAAACTCTTCTTTCCGCTCAACATTGCTCGACGGTGCCGTGGAAGGCCACGTCCTGGTCAAGAATGTGCGCAACGCCCTGCCCCTAAAGCAGCCCAAGATGCTGTCCATCTTCGGCTACTCAGCCAAGAATCCCGACGTCAACGACCCCACCGGCGGGCTCTCGCCGTGGCTCTACGGCGCGGAGTCGTTCAACTACACCGAGTTTGGCAACGCATTCTTCGGAGAGTCGCAGGACTTCGGGCACACGGCCATCGCGTTCAACGGCACGATCTACTCGGGCGGCGGGTCCGGAGCCACGTCGCAGTCCCTGGCCGTCTCGCCCTTCGACGCGCTGGTCCAGCAGGCCTACGACGACGGAACGGCGCTCTTCTGGGACTTTGTcagcggcgcgccgctcgTCAACCCGGCGTCGGACGCCTGCCTCGTCTTCGGCAACGCGTACGccaccgaggccgccgaccgGCCGGGCGTGCGCGACGACTTCACCGACGGGCTCATCAAGCACGTCGCCGACAGCTGTAACAACACGATCGTGGTGCTGCACAACGCCGGCATCCGGCTGGTCGACCAGTTCGTCGACCACCCCAACGTGACGGCCCTGCTGTTCGCCCACCTGCCCGGCGAGGCCTCGGGCCGCGCGCTCGTCGACCTGCTGTACGGCCGCGCCAACCCCTCCGGCAAGCTGCCCTACACCGTCGCGCACAACGAGTCGGACTACGCCGTCCTGGGACCCGaccggcccgccggcgccttcGCCCGCTTCCCACAGAGCAACTTCACCGAGGGCGTGCTGGTCGACTACCGGCACTTCGACGCGCGCAACATCACGCCGCGCTACCCgttcggcttcggcctgAGCTACACCACCTTCAACTACAGCAACCTGACGGtgcgcacggcggcgggcgccagGCTCGACGAGTACCCGATcggcgaggtgctcgagggCGGGCCGCGCGACCTGTGGGACGTGCTGGTCAACGTGACGGCCGAGGTGGCCAACacgggcggcgtcgccggggCCGAGGTGGCGCAGCTGTACGTGGGCATCCCCGCGGAGGGCGCGCCGGTGCGGCAGCTGCGCGGGTTCGAGAAGCCGTTCCTGAATGCGTCGAGCAAGGCGACCGTGTCGTTTGGCCTCACCAGGAGGGACCTGAGCGTGTGGGATGTCGTGGCGCAGAAGTGGCGCCTGGTCAGGGGCGAGTACACGATCGAGGTGGGCGGCAGCAGTCGGGATTTGCCGCTCGTTGGGAAGATTACGATTTGATGGGTTAATGTCTGGGATGAGGAGTTGGTTTGCTTTTGTGGTACTTTAGGTAGGTGTAAAGCAACGCAAGCAACGGAATGATGGGAGGGATATGGCTAGCGAAGGGGACAAGGGACATGTCGATAATTAACTTAATTAATACATGCGCTGAACTATACAAAGTACACATCCCAGCCAGGCCATGGAGCCGACAAATCTGCTGGTGGCTAAGTTGTTCCTAGCTCGCCCATCTCAAGACAGCTTCAACCAACGCTCTCACCTTAAGCCCTTGCTCGCCGCCTACACGGTTTCCCC from Thermothielavioides terrestris NRRL 8126 chromosome 1, complete sequence includes these protein-coding regions:
- a CDS encoding glycoside hydrolase family 3 protein (CAZy_ID 270169), translating into MCLGDAGNGLRGTDFVSSWPSGIHVGASWNKALARQRGAGMGGEFKTKGVNVLLGPVVGPAGRVVLSGRNWEGFSSDPYLSGALAYETVSAVQAAGVITSTKHYIANEQETNRNPSGDVESVSSNIDDRTMHEVYLWPFQDAVHAGSGNIMCSYNRLNNSYGCANSKTLNGLLKTELGFQGWVVSDWGAQHAGVAAALAGLDVAMPSGDAFWGSHLVEAVKNGSVPESRLDDMVTRMLASWYQMSQDKDFPKPGVGMAADITKPHRIVDARNSSFRSTLLDGAVEGHVLVKNVRNALPLKQPKMLSIFGYSAKNPDVNDPTGGLSPWLYGAESFNYTEFGNAFFGESQDFGHTAIAFNGTIYSGGGSGATSQSLAVSPFDALVQQAYDDGTALFWDFVSGAPLVNPASDACLVFGNAYATEAADRPGVRDDFTDGLIKHVADSCNNTIVVLHNAGIRLVDQFVDHPNVTALLFAHLPGEASGRALVDLLYGRANPSGKLPYTVAHNESDYAVLGPDRPAGAFARFPQSNFTEGVLVDYRHFDARNITPRYPFGFGLSYTTFNYSNLTVRTAAGARLDEYPIGEVLEGGPRDLWDVLVNVTAEVANTGGVAGAEVAQLYVGIPAEGAPVRQLRGFEKPFLNASSKATVSFGLTRRDLSVWDVVAQKWRLVRGEYTIEVGGSSRDLPLVGKITI